The Agrobacterium vitis genomic sequence AGGCGTTTAATATCGGCACAAATTCTGAAGGGTGCCATCAGCCAGGGCATACTTCGTGAGGGTCCTTACGGAAGCATGTGGGCCGGTCATGTTGATGAGGACGGTAACATCTGTGGCTGGGAAGAACGCGGCCCGGATTGGCGGGGCTTTGCGACAGGCGGCGCGAAGGTTCTGTTCCGGCTCGGCCCATCCGGCGCCCATCGGCTTTGTGTGACGGAAGCGGCGATCGATGCCATGAGCCTCGCTGCGATCGAAGGGATGCGAGAAGGCACCCTCTATCTCAGCACCGGCGGCGGGTGGTCACCGAATACCGACACAGCGTTGCGACATCTGGCTCGGCACCCGGACGTGCAACTGGTCGCGGCAACCGACGCCAATCGCCAAGGAGAGGCCTATGCACACAGGCTTCGTGAGCTGGCCGCACAGGCTGGATGCGATTGGTTGCGTCTCCGACCGCCGGCGGACGACTGGAATGAGGTCCTGAAATGTCAGGAGAGGGAGAAGTGGGAAAGGGAGAGGAAAAAGAACGGCGTGCCGCATTCGCGCCGCCCGCATCAAGGGAAGCTTCGCCCGGCTGCCCCGGCCCTTGACCCGGGCGGACACGATGCCGGCGGCCCGGGACATGTCATGGAGGATTGAAGAGAAAAGCATGGTCGTGACGACGGTGTTCTCTTCGGTCTGGACATATCTCAAGGAGCCGCAAATGAACCCCTCTCCCACAATCCGCAAGGTTTTCCAGGGTGTGGCAACACGCCAGCAAATGTTCCGCATGTTCGACCGTCATGGCCAGCGACCGGACCCTTGGGACGGCGATCCTTCACATCTCTATGCCGGGGAATGGTTCGAGATCGCTGAGGCCGAGCACGATTATATGTTCGAGATCCTCCCGCCACTTTGGATCCGCGGATCAATGTTCGCCATGCGTGAGTTCCTGACCGACTCTGTGACGTCCGTGTTCTTCACCTCGCGTATCGATGGGGTCATCCGCCACTTCCACGGCTATTGCGACCTGTCCGACCACTCCGCCGTCGAGCATATGCGCGTGGCAATCGTTGAGCGGGAAAGTCGACCGGTTGGGTCAATGTCCCGGGGAGAGCGACTGGAGCATATCTGGAGCATCACGGCTGACGACTATCGCGGCTATGCGGGCGATCGATGGCCCCAAAGCAACCGTGGGCATCGCACTGTTGTCCTCTACGGCGGCAAGGAGGGCACGTTCCTGAAACTGCTCGACGATCTGACGGACGACGAAATCTCCGCCAAGCTTCCTGTGCATTTAAGGCACCTCCCCGTCTCCATCGCCGCTTGAGCGGAGCGACAGCCGTCACAACCGGTCGCGATGAGCGGCCGAACTCGCCGACAATCGGCCCAGCCGCATTCCCATCCTCTGCGCACTTCGACCTGCCCCCGCTGGCAGAGCGGAATGTTGCACCCTCACCAGGAGTTTCATCATATGAGCAGCGATCCCTTTTCACTCGACATGTTCGGCAACAACGCGCTCTCCACCACGCTCGATCTTGGCATCACAGGCTTCGGAGGCCCCGCACCTGATGCGGCAAACGATGACGAGCCGGATCCGACGCCACCAGCGCCCGCCCCTGCCAAGGTGGCACCGACCAGTTCACACCCCCGCCCGCAGGGTCAGCGTTCCAACTTCCACCTCAATGACGACCGAGGCCTTGCCGCGTCCTGGCGGGATCGCGCTCGCGCCAATATCGCAGCCATCCTGATTGCTCAGGCGATAGAACAACGGGATCGGCCCGCCACACAGAAAGAACAGACGCAACTGATCCGCTTCACCGGCTTTGGCGCCAGTGAGTTGGCGAACGCGATGTTCCGCCGCCCCGGCGAAACCGCGTTCCGAAAGGGTTGGGACGAGATCGCGGCTTCACTGGAAAGCGCCGTCTCGCAGGCCGACTACGCGTCGCTCGCGCGCTGCACTCAATATGCGCACTTCACGCCTGAAGGGATCATCCGCGCGATTTGGGCAGGATTGCTGCGTCTCGGCTGGCGCGGCGGCCGCGTGATCGAGCCAGGTATCGGGACCGGCCTGTTCCCGGCGCTGACGCCACAGGAATTGCGGGGAGAGAGTTTCTTCACCGGCATCGAACTCGACCCGGTCACGGCACGTATCGTTCGCTTGCTGCAGCCGAAGGCCAGGATCATCAACGGCGATTTCGCGCGCACCGAGCTCTCACCGATCTTCGATCTGGCGATCGGTAATCCCCCCTTCTCCGATCGGACCGTCCGTTCCGACCGCGCCTATCGGAGACTTGGACTTCGCCTGCATGACTATTTCATCGCCCGGTCGATCGATCTCCTCAAACCCGGCGGGCTTGCTGCCTTCGTCACGACGCATGGGGCGCTCGACAAAGTGGACGGCACGGCGCGCGAGCATATCGCCAAGTCGGCCGACCTGATCGGCGCCATCCGTTTGCCCGAAGGCAGTTTTCGCCACGACGCCGGCACGGATGTCGTCGTGGACATTGTCTTCTTCCGTAAACGCAAGGTTGGCGAAGAGGCCGGCGATCTCTCGTGGTTGGAACTGGAGGAGGTTCGCCCTCCCAGCCCCGACGCCGAACCGATCCGCATCAATCGCTGGCTTGCGCGCCATCCCGAGTTTGTGCTGGGCAGCCATTCGACAACGTCCGGCCCGTTCGGCGAAACCTATACATGCATCGCTTCATCCGATCAGGATTTCGAGGCCGCGCTCGGCGCCGCCATCGCCCGGCTTCCCGCAGGCCAATATGACGGCGAGCCGACGCCGATTGACATCGAGCATGAGGCAGAACTTGGCGATTTCGTCGGTCTCAAACCGAACACGACCAGGATACGGGAGGGAAGCTTCTTCATCGACAAGGCCCACGGTCTCATGCAGATGATCGACGGTGCGCCGGTGGCGATTACCATGCGAAAAGGTCGCACAGGTGATGGCCTGTCGGAAAAGCACGTGCGGATCGTCACCAAGCTGATCCCAATCCGCGACGCTGTGCGCGAGGTATTGCGATGCCAGGAGTCCGATCGACCTTGGCGCGATGCTCAGGTCCGGATGCGCATCGCCTGGTCGAGTTTTGTGCGCGATTTCGGGCCGATCAACCATACGACTGTTTCGATCCAGGAGGACGCGGAGACGGCTGAGGTGCGGGAAACGCATCGCCGACCGAACCTGCAACCCTTCTTAGACGATCCGGATTGCTGGCTGGTCGCCTCGATCGAGGACTACAATCTCGAGACCGACACGGCGAAGCCGGGTCCGATATTCGCTACCCGTGTGATCGCTCCGCCGATGCCGCCTCTCATCACCAACGCGGCTGATGCGTTGGCGGTCGTGCTCAACGAACGCGGCCATGTCGACCTCGATCATATCGCCGAACTGCTGCATCTCGACGTGTCCACAGTGATTGCTGATCTAGGCGACGAGGTGTTCCGCGACCCAGCTGACGGATCCTGGCAGACAGCCGATGCTTATCTTTCAGGCGCAGTCCGTACCAAGCTCGCCGCCGCGCAGGCCGCAGCCGAGCTTGATCCGTCCTATGAGAGCAACATGCTTGCTCTGCAAGTTGTTCAACCGGCCGATCTTCGCCCCTCCGACATTACCGCCCGGCTCGGAGCACCATGGATACCGGCCGCCGATGTCGTTGCCTTCGTCAAAGAGAAGATGCAAGCCGACATCCGCATCCACCATATGCCGGAACTCGGATCCTGGACGGTGGAGGCTCGGCAGCTTGGATACAGCGCCGCCGGCACGTCGGAATGGGGAACGAGCCGCCGCCATGCCGGAGACCTGTTGGCCGATGCCCTGAACAGCCGGGCTCCCCAGATCTTCGACACCTTCAAAGATGCCGATGGCGAGCGCAGGGTTCTCAACGTCGTCGACACCGAAGCCGCGCGCGACAAGCTCCAAAGGATCAAGCAGGCATTCCAGGACTGGGTCTGGACCGATCCAGATCGAACCGACCGGCTGGCCCGCGACTACAATGACCGTTTCAACAACATCGCGCCGCGGAAATTCGACGGCTCCCACCTGAAACTTCCCGGCGCCTCTGGCGCCTTTGTTCTTTATGGGCATCAGAAACGCGGCATCTGGCGGATCATTGCCGATGGCTCGACCTATCTTGCCCATGCCGTCGGCGCGGGCAAGACGATGACGATGGCGGCGGCCATCATGGAGCAGCGCCGGCTTGGACTGATCGCCAAGGCCATGCTGGTCGTGCCCGGCCATTGCTTGGCGCAGGCTGCCCGCGAGTTCCTGGCGCTCTATCCCAATGCTCGTATTCTCGTCGCTGACGAGACCAACTTCACCAAGGACAAGCGGGCCCGCTTCCTATCGCGGGCTGCCACCGCCACCTGGGATGCGATCATCATCACGCACTCGGCGTTCCGGTTCATCGCCGTGCCGCCTGCCTTTGAGCAGGAAATGATCCAGGACGAGCTGCAGCTCTACGAAGACCTGATGGCCAAGGCCGATAGCGAGGACCGCGTTTCGCGCAAGCGGCTCGAGCGGTTGAAGGAAGGACTGCAGGAGCGGCTCGAAGGTCTCGCCACCCGCAAGGATGATATTCTCACCATCTCCGAAATCGGCATCGACCAGATCATCGTCGACGAGGCGCAGGAATTCCGCAAACTCTCCTTCGCCACCAATATGTCGACGCTGAAGGGCATCGACCCGAACGGCTCGCAGCGGGCATGGGATCTCTACGTCAAATCCCGCTATATCGAGACGAGGAATCCCGGCCGCGCGCTGGTGCTGGCGTCGGGCACGCCGATTACCAACACGCTCGGCGAGATGTTCTCGATCCAGCGCCTGCTCGGCCATGCAGCACTCGCTGAACGCGGGCTGCATGAGTTCGATGCCTGGGCCTCCTGCTTCGGCGACACGACGACCGAGCTCGAAATCCAGCCATCCGGCAAATACAAGCCCGTGAGCCGCTTCGCCTCCTTCGTCAATGTGCCAGAGCTGATCGCCATGTTCCGGTCCTTCGCTGATGTCGTCATGCCGGAGGATCTCAGGCAGTATGTAAAAGTCCCAAACATCTCCACCGGGCGCCGGCAGATCCTGACGGCCAAGCCGACGGCGCTGTTCAAGACCTATCAGCAGATGCTCGACGCGCGCATCAAGGCGATCGAGCAGCGTGAGGGACCGGTCAAGCCGGGTGACGATATCCTGCTGTCCGTCATCACTGATGGACGCCATGCGGCGATCGACCTGCGCTTCGTCATCCCCGATGCCGACAACGAGGAGGGAAACAAGCTCAATCTTCTCGTCCGAAACGCCTGTCGGATCTGGAAGGAAACGGGCGATGGCGTCTACCGACGCCCCGATGGCAAGGACTTCGATCTTCCGGGGGCGGCGCAGATGATCTTTTCCGATCTCGGCACCCTTAATGTCGAAAAGTCCCGCGGCTTCTCAGCTTATCGCTTCATTCGAGACGAACTGATCCGGCTCGGCGTGCCGGCATCGCAGATCGCATTCATGCAGGACTACAAGAAGACCGAAGCCAAGCAGCGGCTGTTCGGGGACGTCCGCGCTGGCAAGGTCCGTTTCCTGATCGGTTCGTCGGAGACGATGGGCACCGGCGTTAACGCCCAGCTTCGTCTTAAGGCGCTCCATCATCTCGACGTCCCTTGGTTGCCGTCTCAGATCGAGCAGCGAGAAGGACGGATCGTCCGCCAGGGCAACCAGCATGAGGAAGTGGATATCTTCGCCTATGCCACAGAGGGTTCGCTCGACGCCTCGATGTGGCAGAACAACGAACGCAAGGCCCGGTTCATCGCTGCGGCCCTATCCGGCGACACATCGATCCGTCGGCTCGAAGACATCGGTCAGGGCGCCGCCAATCAGTTCGCCATGGCCAAGGCCATCGCGTCCGGCGACGAGCGCCTGATGCAGAAGGCAGGGCTCGAGGCGGACATTGCCAGGCTTGAACGGCTGCGGGCGGCGCATGAGGACGACCAATATGCGGTCCGTCGCCAGATGAGGGACGCCGAGCGAGAAATCGAGGTCTCGACCCGGCGCATCGGCGAGGTCGGCCAAGACATCGCGCGGCTACGGCCGGGCGGCTGCGATGCCTTTACGATGGTGGTACTCGGCCAGGAATATGCCGAGCGCAAGGAGGCCGGCCGGGCGTTGATGAAGGAAATCCTCACCCTGCTCCAGCTTCAACAGGAAGGGGAGTTGCATCTGGCAACGATCGGCGGCTTCGATCTCGTTTATGAGGGGGAGCGCTTCGGCAAGGGCGACGGCTATCGGTACGACACGCTGCTTCAGCGCACCGGCGCAGACTACGAGATCGATTTGGCGATCACGGTCACGCCGCTCGGTGCCATCTCGCGGCTGGAGCACGCACTCAGTGGCTTTGACGAGGAACAGCACCAGTATCGCCGGCGGCTTGAAGACGCCGAGCGGCGATTGGTTTCCTACCGTTCCCGAGACGGAGGCGCTTTCGCGTTCGAAGACGACCTGAAGGAAAAGCGGCTGAATTTGCGGGCAATCGAGGCTCAACTGTCGGGAGACAACGAGACCGTCGCGGCAGCTGCATAGCTGGGTTGCACAATAAATGTTTTCCTGTTGGTCAAAATGCAGGCATAACGCCTTCAGCTGATGCATATGGCGGTCACCTCACAGTTCCGTCGCAGCAGCTGTTCCCCTCTGGAGGTTTTAGATCTCCATACTTCATGGGCCGCGGTTTTCCGCAGGCCCATTTTTTTGTTCTCCGCCGAGATCTAGCGCGGCATTATCTTTGCGAGCTCCACGTCAGGAAGGTCTCCGGTTTGAGGCTCTCCGTCCGCGCGTTCTCGACCAGCGGCTTAAGAGTGTCTTTGATGAAGTCTTCCATGGTCGTAGGGAGGACCGGACGATCATGGCGGAACTTGACACGGCCATCGTTAAGAGCCGCCGCGGTGTTCTTGTCATAGACCCATCGATCGAGCGTTCCGAATTTTTCCCGGAATACGGTTTCGACCTCGCGATCCTTCGGATTGATGAAGCGATAATCCACCTCTCTACCGAGTTCCCGGCCTATCAGCGCGGCGATCTCGGTCATCGTGTAGTCGATTCCCAGTTGCCTTACCGACCGGTGCTGATCGGTCGGCATTTCGAACTCCTTCGCCGCGAAATCCGCGATGTCCTGAACGGAAACCCAAGGCGCTTTGAGATCCGGGGCAAGCGTAAAGCCGATCCGATCGTGCTGCGCGATCGCGTCGCTCCACCTGGACAGGTCCTCCATAAACCAGCCACCCTGCAAGTGCACCAGATTGATGTCGCGTAACCGGTTGAGGATCTGATCCAGGATGTGAAACCCCTGAAAATGGCCGGTGTTTCCACAGAGTTCGGACCCCATTGCGGTCAGGCTCACGGCGAATTTCACCGGCGAATCCCGAAGTGCGTCGAAGAACCGAAGCGCTACCGCAGGGTAGTGTCCCCGAAAGTCCTTCGCCGCCCAAAGGGTTTTGACCATCAGAAACGCAGCGTCGGCGTCTTCGAAAAACCTGCCAAGCTTGCCATCACCTGTGTCGAAACTGCCAAGGAACGGTTCCGCTCCCTTCGCGACAAGGGTGTCTAGGGCAGGCCCCCCTCTTGAAAGAGCTTTGACGGAATGGCCCTTCGCCAGGAGTTTTTCGGTCAGTTTAACCCCGATCCTGCCGGTCGCGCCGACCACCGCAATACGCATTGTTCGTCTCCTAGTGTTGTTTAACTAGGATCCTAAAGCATTGCGTCGCAGCCCATAATTGGAGATAATGCCATATGATCTCGAAAACGGGCCAATCCTCGAATAAGCGACCTCCCTGCAGCACCGCTTGCGATCTCAGCCTCTCAAATGGGCCGGCGATGGCCATGAGAATGGACTTCGCCGACTATGAAGCCGAGGGGGTGCAGCACCAGCACCCGCAAGGTCAACTGATCCTGGCGCTCCATGGCGCGGTGACCTGCACTGCGGAAAGTGGGATGTGGGTCGTTCCACCCGACTGCGGAGTTTGGGTACCCGGCGGCGTTCCTCACAGCAATAAGGTCACACCCAATGCTCGTCTAACATACCTGTTTGTCGAGCCCGGCGCGTCCGCGCTTCCCGCTGAATGCTGCACTCTTTCGGTATCGCCAATGCTTCGGGAGATGATCCACCGAGTGGCGGACCTGTCAGAAAGCGGTGCGCGCGACGCGCATGTCGATCGCCTAATGCGGGTCATGCTTGATGAGCTCGCGCTGATGCCGCGGGAGAGGCTGGAGCTGCCCGTATCTGACCATCCAAAGATCGCCTTGATTGCGGCGGCCCTTTTGGCAGACCCGAGCGACCGCCGAACCCTCGGCCAATGGGCTGAGCACATCGCCGTCAGTGAGCGATCGTTGAAGAGGCTTATGGTCCAGGAAACAGGATTAAGTTTCGGCCGTTGGCGGCGTCAGCTTCATCTCGTCATCGCGCTACGGGAATTGGCCGGCGGTGCGACAGTCCAACGGGTAGCAGGCGACCTAGGGTACGAATCCACGACGGCCTTCATCGTCATGTTCAGGAAGGCGCTTGGGACCACGCCATCGCGCTACTTTACCGATCGGCTTTTAAGCGCCGAACGCACGTCTAGCTCAATCAAACAGGCCTGATCCCAGATCTCGACTTGAAATTGCTCTTCGCCGATAATATCTGGGCATCACTTCCTGATGAGACGATGTCCTGCTCGCTGCAATCGCGGCGGCGTTTGACATTGTCCCGGGATACAGAAGAAGGCGCTCCCCTCACGGGTCGAGCGCCTTTTTTGTACCGGCGGTGACTGTGAACTGGGCGCGGCACCTTGACCGCAACCGCATTGCAGAGGAGACCTGCACAAAACACTCCGTGGAAACAAATGCCATTCTTTCTCGTGACGCAGACATCACTGGTCGAAGCTCAAGATGAGCAGGAGGCCGCTCAAACCGGCGTCGACCGTCTCCGCTCCGGCGGACAGGTCACTGTCGCGGTTAAATCGGATGAGACAACGATCACGCACGTCGTGGTCGCTGCAAGGGTCGAACAGCCGCTCCCGGTCTCGCCCTCCGAAACCGTGAACCCATCGCCTTCTGCCATTGCTATTCCTGAAGGTGCTTCCGCCGTACCGGCAAACAGGAAAGTCATCTTGAAGCGTATGATGGCTGACGCGCTAGCCCTTCTTGGGCGTCGAGCCTAAGCCATCCTCGAGGTACGGCTGCTGCCAGCAGCCTCTTATCTTCGCGCCTCGGCTCGAATTGGTAAATAATGATCGAGAAAGAAAAGCAGGAAGGGTGAACCCGTCGCAGACCGGTCCTCCTGCCGACGCTGTCGCTCAACCGCCGCCTGCGCGATCCCGGCCGTTTGTCCTTCGCAGGGCTGGCAGCCCCGCTTGTCCTGCGCAGCAGGGATGCTCGGCCGCTGTTGCGGCAGTCCGGCCGCTCGGCGGTCCGGGAGGTGTCTTCGAGAAAAGATGAAGACAGGAAGGGCTGGCAAGGCGCCGGTCCGGAACTCTCCCGAAAGGAAAGACATCATGCAGATCATGAAGGTTGACCCGCGAGCACTGAAGGAAAACCTTGACCGGATGCGTCAGTCGAAGTCGTCGCCGCAGGCCGATGCGTTGATGTTGGCGACGATCAAGGCCGTCGGCATCGTCCAGCCGCCGGTTGTTGCCCCCGAAACCGATGGCGGTAATAGCTATATCATCGATGCCGGACATCGCCGCGTGCGACTGGCCATCGCCGCCGGCCTGGAAGAAATCGAAATCCTGGTCGTCGATGCCGCCAATGATAATGGCGCCATGCGCTCGATGGTGGAAAACTCGGTTCGGGAAGCCCTCAATCCCGTTGATCAGTGGCGAGGCGTCGAACGACTTGTGGCGCTCGGCTGGACGGAGGAAGCGATTGCCGTCGCTCTTGCTCTCCCCGTCCGCCAGATCCGCAAGCTGCGACTGCTCGCCAACGTCCTGCCGGCCATGCTCGAACAGATGGCGCTGGGCGACATGCCGTCAGAGCAGCACTTGCGGATCATTGCCGCCGCCGGTCAGGTTGACCAGAAGGAGGTCTGGAAGGCGCATAAGCCGAAGAAGGGCGACACCGCTCCGTGGTGGCAGATCGCCAATGCGCTGACCAAAAAGCGCATGTATGCCCGTGATGCGAGCTTTGATGACGATCTGGCGCAGGCCTATGGTGTCGAGTGGGTCGAAGACCTCTTCGCGCCGGCCGACCAGGACGGTCGCTACACTACCAATGTCGAGGGCTTTCTCGGCGCCCAGCATGAGTGGATGACCGCCAACCTGCCGAAGCGTGGCGCCATCGTCGAGGTCAACGGCTGGGGCCAGCCGGAACTGCCGAAGAAAGCGTCTCAGGTCTACGGCAAGCCCTCCAGGTCAGACCATACGGCGCTCTATCTCGATCGCGATGGCAAGGTGCAGACGGTGCATTACCGCATGCCCGAGGCGGCAATGCCGAAGGGCGCTGGAGCAGGCGAATCCGCCGCGAGCAACGATGACGACGATGCGATAGCCTCGCCGAAGGTTCGCCCCGATGTCACCCAGAAGGGCCATGACATGATCGGGGATTTTCGCACCGATGCGCTCCATGATGCGCTCGGCCGCGCGCCGATCGAAGACGACATGTTGATGGTGCTCCTGGTGCTAGCCTTTGCCGGGCAGAACGTCCGCGTCGACTCCGGTGCAGATGGGGCCTTCTACGGCGGCAAGCGCTTCTCGCGCCACGCCGTCGCCCTGTTCGACGAGCACGGCAAGCTTGCCTTCGATCAGGACACGCTTCGGGTCGCCGTTCGTTCGGTGCTGATCGATGTGCTGTCGTGCCGCCGCGGCATGTCGAACAGCGGCATGGTTTCGCGCATCGCAGGCGAGGCGATCGGCGCCGACGAATACTTGCCGAACATGGGTTCGGAGGAGTTCCTCTCGTGCCTTTCTCGCCAGGCGTTGGAGGCATCGTGCGCCGAAGCTTCCATGCAGCCGCGGCAGAAGGTTCGCGAGACCCGCGCAGCGCTCGTCGAGCATTTCGCAGACGAGCACTTTGTCCATCCGTCTGCCCGCTTTGCACCACCAGCCGAAGAGTTGGTCGATTGGATCCAGGCGAGCTCCATCACGGATGCTAGGGACGCAGCCCCACACGACGACCGTGGTCAAGCTGACCAACCCGATGCGAACCGGGACGCGCCTATCGATGAGGCTGGGGATCACGATGATCCGCAGGATTCTGATCTGTCTGACGACGAAGAGCACGACGACGTCGATCAGAGGGCTGCAGCATGACCGCCGCCTGCTGGTCGAACATGGTAGCACCCACCCCCGGTTTTCGGGGGTGGCGTTCACCACCGCACCACGCGGAAAACGACGGGCTGTCCTACTTTATCGGCTGCCGAAGCCTGGGATTTGACATGTTCGATATCCGCGCTTCGAAACCGCTGGCGAAAGCAATCGGCGTCCGGCGAGAAACCCAGCGGCATCGGGGATGTCTGACCCGGCAGATTATGGCGCGCGCGGGAAGGCAGGCGACAACGGTGACGGCCCGGGGCCAGCCGCGTCGAAGATCCGGTCCTCGTACTTATCAATAGGAGCTTTTCGGCCGCCTCAACTTCGTGCGGTGGATCGAACTCGAGATCATCGCCTGCAGGCTCGCGGTGTAAGAGCAGGTCATCAGTGAACTGCAGCCTCGTGACAAGCGACCTGTACATCATCCGACGACACAGGCAGACCCGCGAAGAGGGTGCTGGAGCTGGGCTTGTCTGGCTTCGGTGCCGTCGGCATGGCTGGCTTGGCCATGGTCCCGTCTCGTGGCGCGGATTGGCATCGGACCCCTCCGGACTGCCCTTCTTTTCGTTGCGGTCTGAACCGGCGGCCGGTCGTTTCAAGGCCGCTATCGCGCCGCGTGGCGGCCGATCCAGCCTCACTGCGCGAGGGCAAGCTCGCGGTCTGCTCAGGTTAAAACCTGCTGGCCCACAAACCTGCCCTGCTGGCTCAGCCGGATCGGACCTCTGAAGCCGACCGTCCTTTGCCGGTTCTGGTCGTCCGCATCGAAGGGCAGACCGGCACGGGCCGGAACCACTTCGGCAGCCAAGGAAGGAACAGACATGGCCAAGCCCGCAACTCATAACCGCTCCAACGCTCGGAGCACGCAACTCCGCAAGGGAGCAACCCTCGAAATGGTCCGCCTCTCCTGCCCAGACACCGCCCAGGCACTCAAGATCGCCGAAAGCTTCGGCACAGCAGTCGTCGACAGCGATGGCATCCGCAGCCTGCACGAGCGGCTGATTGTCGAGACCGCCGACAGCCTCTCCGAAGGGCTCGGCGAGAGGGCCATGCAGATCCATCTGCAGCGTATCGTCGGGGCCTTCGTCGGATCGGCACATGGCGCCGGACAGTTTTACTCCCGCGCCGTCACCGAGGCCCGCGACGCAACGGCCAAGGCATCGAATGATGCTCGCGACGAGGATCTCGACGGTCCGGTTGGTTATGACAGTGCCGCCCAGCGCAAGCGGGAATTCGCGGCTGACATGGGCATCCAGTCCCATGCGTTGCGCATGGCCGCAGAGGGCGCGGTTGCCGCCTACGAACAGGTCGTCGGCGAGACCTGGAAACCCTTCGACCGGCCGGTCGAACATCCGGGCGCGTCACTGGACCGCAAGGCGGCGGAAGTTCAGATGGCCGCATTGGGATGACACATTTGGCGGGGACGCCCCCGCCTTCTTTTCCTGATCCGAGGCCGGTGCCTAGAGCATCGGCCTCTTCTCATGTCGAAAAGCAAAACTGGAGACGCGCCTATCGCCGCCCGTCCC encodes the following:
- a CDS encoding DUF3991 and toprim domain-containing protein, with product MKRRDIDEIRERVGCGAVLETSGFAIDLKESTLRAVKYRRGGEIVIVTHGGQGWFDPLSDGKGDVFSLVAHVDGGGFLEALDRVAGLIGFRSVEPAQAKETPTKTATATIHDRWVSRRAPWPTSDTWQYLRFRRLISAQILKGAISQGILREGPYGSMWAGHVDEDGNICGWEERGPDWRGFATGGAKVLFRLGPSGAHRLCVTEAAIDAMSLAAIEGMREGTLYLSTGGGWSPNTDTALRHLARHPDVQLVAATDANRQGEAYAHRLRELAAQAGCDWLRLRPPADDWNEVLKCQEREKWERERKKNGVPHSRRPHQGKLRPAAPALDPGGHDAGGPGHVMED
- a CDS encoding DUF1419 domain-containing protein; the encoded protein is MNPSPTIRKVFQGVATRQQMFRMFDRHGQRPDPWDGDPSHLYAGEWFEIAEAEHDYMFEILPPLWIRGSMFAMREFLTDSVTSVFFTSRIDGVIRHFHGYCDLSDHSAVEHMRVAIVERESRPVGSMSRGERLEHIWSITADDYRGYAGDRWPQSNRGHRTVVLYGGKEGTFLKLLDDLTDDEISAKLPVHLRHLPVSIAA
- a CDS encoding DEAD/DEAH box helicase family protein translates to MSSDPFSLDMFGNNALSTTLDLGITGFGGPAPDAANDDEPDPTPPAPAPAKVAPTSSHPRPQGQRSNFHLNDDRGLAASWRDRARANIAAILIAQAIEQRDRPATQKEQTQLIRFTGFGASELANAMFRRPGETAFRKGWDEIAASLESAVSQADYASLARCTQYAHFTPEGIIRAIWAGLLRLGWRGGRVIEPGIGTGLFPALTPQELRGESFFTGIELDPVTARIVRLLQPKARIINGDFARTELSPIFDLAIGNPPFSDRTVRSDRAYRRLGLRLHDYFIARSIDLLKPGGLAAFVTTHGALDKVDGTAREHIAKSADLIGAIRLPEGSFRHDAGTDVVVDIVFFRKRKVGEEAGDLSWLELEEVRPPSPDAEPIRINRWLARHPEFVLGSHSTTSGPFGETYTCIASSDQDFEAALGAAIARLPAGQYDGEPTPIDIEHEAELGDFVGLKPNTTRIREGSFFIDKAHGLMQMIDGAPVAITMRKGRTGDGLSEKHVRIVTKLIPIRDAVREVLRCQESDRPWRDAQVRMRIAWSSFVRDFGPINHTTVSIQEDAETAEVRETHRRPNLQPFLDDPDCWLVASIEDYNLETDTAKPGPIFATRVIAPPMPPLITNAADALAVVLNERGHVDLDHIAELLHLDVSTVIADLGDEVFRDPADGSWQTADAYLSGAVRTKLAAAQAAAELDPSYESNMLALQVVQPADLRPSDITARLGAPWIPAADVVAFVKEKMQADIRIHHMPELGSWTVEARQLGYSAAGTSEWGTSRRHAGDLLADALNSRAPQIFDTFKDADGERRVLNVVDTEAARDKLQRIKQAFQDWVWTDPDRTDRLARDYNDRFNNIAPRKFDGSHLKLPGASGAFVLYGHQKRGIWRIIADGSTYLAHAVGAGKTMTMAAAIMEQRRLGLIAKAMLVVPGHCLAQAAREFLALYPNARILVADETNFTKDKRARFLSRAATATWDAIIITHSAFRFIAVPPAFEQEMIQDELQLYEDLMAKADSEDRVSRKRLERLKEGLQERLEGLATRKDDILTISEIGIDQIIVDEAQEFRKLSFATNMSTLKGIDPNGSQRAWDLYVKSRYIETRNPGRALVLASGTPITNTLGEMFSIQRLLGHAALAERGLHEFDAWASCFGDTTTELEIQPSGKYKPVSRFASFVNVPELIAMFRSFADVVMPEDLRQYVKVPNISTGRRQILTAKPTALFKTYQQMLDARIKAIEQREGPVKPGDDILLSVITDGRHAAIDLRFVIPDADNEEGNKLNLLVRNACRIWKETGDGVYRRPDGKDFDLPGAAQMIFSDLGTLNVEKSRGFSAYRFIRDELIRLGVPASQIAFMQDYKKTEAKQRLFGDVRAGKVRFLIGSSETMGTGVNAQLRLKALHHLDVPWLPSQIEQREGRIVRQGNQHEEVDIFAYATEGSLDASMWQNNERKARFIAAALSGDTSIRRLEDIGQGAANQFAMAKAIASGDERLMQKAGLEADIARLERLRAAHEDDQYAVRRQMRDAEREIEVSTRRIGEVGQDIARLRPGGCDAFTMVVLGQEYAERKEAGRALMKEILTLLQLQQEGELHLATIGGFDLVYEGERFGKGDGYRYDTLLQRTGADYEIDLAITVTPLGAISRLEHALSGFDEEQHQYRRRLEDAERRLVSYRSRDGGAFAFEDDLKEKRLNLRAIEAQLSGDNETVAAAA
- a CDS encoding NmrA family NAD(P)-binding protein; the encoded protein is MRIAVVGATGRIGVKLTEKLLAKGHSVKALSRGGPALDTLVAKGAEPFLGSFDTGDGKLGRFFEDADAAFLMVKTLWAAKDFRGHYPAVALRFFDALRDSPVKFAVSLTAMGSELCGNTGHFQGFHILDQILNRLRDINLVHLQGGWFMEDLSRWSDAIAQHDRIGFTLAPDLKAPWVSVQDIADFAAKEFEMPTDQHRSVRQLGIDYTMTEIAALIGRELGREVDYRFINPKDREVETVFREKFGTLDRWVYDKNTAAALNDGRVKFRHDRPVLPTTMEDFIKDTLKPLVENARTESLKPETFLTWSSQR
- a CDS encoding AraC family transcriptional regulator, yielding MISKTGQSSNKRPPCSTACDLSLSNGPAMAMRMDFADYEAEGVQHQHPQGQLILALHGAVTCTAESGMWVVPPDCGVWVPGGVPHSNKVTPNARLTYLFVEPGASALPAECCTLSVSPMLREMIHRVADLSESGARDAHVDRLMRVMLDELALMPRERLELPVSDHPKIALIAAALLADPSDRRTLGQWAEHIAVSERSLKRLMVQETGLSFGRWRRQLHLVIALRELAGGATVQRVAGDLGYESTTAFIVMFRKALGTTPSRYFTDRLLSAERTSSSIKQA